The sequence below is a genomic window from Sneathiella marina.
AAGAAAATCCTTTATGTCTCCGCAGGTCAGTCTGTTCTTGCGGGTATCATCATATTAACCGTTTATCAAAAATTTGACTGGATGGCGATCTGGTTTCTCCTTCCACCATATTGGTTGTGTCACATGATTGCCACATTTTTGCTGACCCGGGGTTTGCAGAAAACTGACGAGAAATTGACGTATCGACAATCACTTGAAGAAGTGGCAAAAAAGGCTGGTTTTGGCTTGATGGTTGTAATGGTTATGGCGTCCCTTGGCGGGCTGGCGATCGGCATCTGGATGATTGGAGCGGGCATAAATTTAGGCTTCGGCCTTTTGATGCTTGTGGCGTCTTTTGTACTAGGGTTGATGTGGTGTTATCTGATTATAAGAAAAAGGACGCACACTTAAAACGTTTAAAGCGGGTCGTTTCCCGGTATCGAATCCCTGCCATGCTTTGACCAATCAGCGCCCGCCGCTATAATAGGGAAAAGAAAATCTTCAGGCAGGAGAGGGCGATGACGCAAACCTTACCCACAAAACTATCCCGGCAGATTACGGCGGAGGAAATTGCGGCGTTCGAGCGGGATGGCGCCGCCGTTATCCGCGATGTGGTGCCTGCGGGGTGGATTGAGGTCATGCGCACAGCGATCGAGCGGATCTTGAACGATCCCGGCGCGGCCTCGGTGGAATATACGCCCGACGGCAATAAAGGCCGCTATTACGGGGATTTCTTCGTCTGGATGCGCGATCCGGACTTCAAGCGCTTTATCTTAGGTAGTCCCATGCCGGAACTGGCGGTGCAGGTGATGCAATCCAAAACCGCGCATTTCTTCTATGATCAGCTATTGGTGAAAGAGCCCGGCACCATCGAGCCCACGCCCTGGCATCAGGATCTGCCCTATTGGCCGGTGCGCGGGAACCATATTCTGTCGCTGTGGGTGCCGTTTGACGACGCGACCTTGGAATCTGGCGTGGTGCAATATATCCGGGGGTCGCATAAATGGGGCAAGATGTATGCGCCGGCGGCCTTTGGCAAGGATACGGGCTTTGCCGATATCTATGCCAAGGCGGGGTTGGAGCCGTTACCGGATTTTGAGGCCATGCGCGATAACTTTGATATCCTGCATTGGGATGTGGGGCCGGGCGATGTCATCCTGCATCATCCGCTGACCGTGCATTATGCGGCGGGCAATGCCTCCTTGACCGGGCGGCGGCGCGGATTGGCGCTGCGCTATCTCGGGGATGATGCGGAATATGACGACCGGCCCGGCACGTTCGTGGAGAACCAGAAGGTGATGGCGTTGCTGCCGGGGTTTGACATGAAAGACGGGGATCGCTTCGCCGCGCCGCATTTCCCGCAAGCCTGGCCGCGCCGGTAAACGACCCGGTATCCGGCCGTGGCGCCATGGCGCCAGCAGATAAGTCTCGCCATTGGTTTCCCACCATTCTATAGTGTTTAGAAAGAAGAATATTCCCCAATACCGATGGATTGATTATGCGTCTATTTGCTCTCGTTATTGCCACCCTGATACCCCTAACCGCCTGCCAGACAACAGAAAAAGCCGGTAGCGGCCCGATTTCAGATATGCCGGATAATATTATTTCCTCCTATAAGAACTATCGCCAGATCATGGAAGAAACCGACCGCCAGAATATGGTCTTTGCCTATAATAAAACCGACCGTAGCTCAGGCTGGGTCAGTCGACGCGAAAATGATGGCATTGGCCACGCAATCGAAGAAGCTTTGGAAATTTGTGGCAAGAACCGTACCATCGGAACCTGTGAAATACTTGATATTGATGGCCGTATCGTTTGGCAAGGGGTGGATGCGCACGTGCTCGCTCGCCTGCTGGAAGAGCTACCAGATTTCGTGGACACCCAGACCCATGAATATGACGGGAAGGAATATCGGATCACGGACCGTCAATTGAAGAAATTTAGGTTACGCAGTGATATCCGTGAACAGTCTGATTTTTCGGCGTTTTTTGTGAGTGGGGACGGCGTCAACTATGGGGACGGGTATACGGATAGCCGCTCGCCATCAGGCCATTCATCAGCAGTCCACAATGCGAGAGGGAAATGTAAAATTGCCTCGCCAGAGAGGAAATGCTACCTTTTCACCACCAATGGCGAACCGGTCAACGACGATGCGCGCCGTGCCCTGGAACGGGATAATTGATGCCCTGCAAGGACATGTGGGATCTGCAGATGTGATCCGGCGACCCCTGATTTTTCTCGCCATGACCGCACTACCATTCTATAGTGTTTAGGAAGAAGAGTATTCCCGAATACCGATGGATTGATTATGCGTCTTTTTGCTCTCGTTATTGCCACCTTGCTTACCCTAACCGCTTGCCAGACCACAGAAAAAGCCGGTAGCGGCCCGATTTCGAATATGCCCGGAAAATCTGTTCGTGCCTATCAGGCGTATAAATTGGCTATTGAAAAATATCCGCGTCATAACTTTGCCTTTGTCTATAATGCGTCCGGCTATTCATATGGATGGTCTGGTCAAAAGGAATCGCATGGCCAAGGCTATGCCGTGGAAAAAGCAATGGAAAACTGCACAAAAGGAAGCTCGTCTGGAACGTGCAAGTTACTTGACCTTGATGGTCGCATTGTTTGGAAAGGGATGGATCCGCGGGTACTCGCCAGTTTGCTGGAAGAGCCACCAAAATTCGCTGACACCCGGACCCATGAATATGACGGGATGGAATATCGTATCACGGACCGTCAATTGAAGAGGTTTACGGCGCGAATAACAACACGTGAACGGTATGATTTTACGGCGTATTTTGTGAGTGGTGACGGTATCAACTATGGTGAAGGGTTTTCGACAGGCCGGTCGCCGTCCGGCCATTCATCAACTGTCCGAAATGCGAGGGAGGCATGCCAAATTGCCTCGCCAGAGAGGAAATGCT
It includes:
- a CDS encoding phytanoyl-CoA dioxygenase family protein, whose protein sequence is MTQTLPTKLSRQITAEEIAAFERDGAAVIRDVVPAGWIEVMRTAIERILNDPGAASVEYTPDGNKGRYYGDFFVWMRDPDFKRFILGSPMPELAVQVMQSKTAHFFYDQLLVKEPGTIEPTPWHQDLPYWPVRGNHILSLWVPFDDATLESGVVQYIRGSHKWGKMYAPAAFGKDTGFADIYAKAGLEPLPDFEAMRDNFDILHWDVGPGDVILHHPLTVHYAAGNASLTGRRRGLALRYLGDDAEYDDRPGTFVENQKVMALLPGFDMKDGDRFAAPHFPQAWPRR